The window TTTTTCCGCTCCCATCTATCCCTTCGATACTTACAAACGGCAATGGTCCCTCCCATATCAATCGCTCGCCCAATACAGAGGTGCTCAGCGGTGAGTCGTTCGAGTGTCGTCCCATTCGTCTCGGCAGGAATGCTGGCCCCGAAAAAGCGGGACCATCTACTTGCGCGCCGTCAACTATACCTGAACTACGGCGCCCTCTCGTTGGCAACTAAGCTAAACCTGGCAGGCCACGATACAGTTCTCGTGCATGGCGAGCACCGTTCACCGACGGAAATTCTCGAGACTTTACGCGCAGCGGATAAGTTTCCATCCAAATACCCGCTCATGCTTTCGATACCTAGTTATTACGCGCTCCCTTGGGCTCGGGAGTTCTGCAAACTTGCAAAGAGCGCATATCCCGACAGCAAGATTGTTGTAGGCGGCCGCTGGGTCGTTGGCCCTGACCCTGAATGGTTCCAGACGATGGTGCCCGAAGCAGATCAAGTGGTCCTTGGCTTGGGAGAGCCTATCATCGAGAGCCTTCTGACCTCGGATGCATCCGTCCACCAAAGATCAATCGCGCCCACACCAAGTTACACTCTCGACCACCTGTTGGTCGAAGGCCATGCCGCGTATCAACCCAGCATCGAGGCTTCCCGAGGGTGTGGCATGGGGTGCCAGTTCTGCGAGGAACGCGATATCCCGCTTGAACGGCTGCGCCCGCCGGAAGCCATCGCCCGGTCCATGGCGCTTGTCCAAGAGCAGTACGGAGGCTCCGAGATCCACCCCTATATGCAGGCGTCGCTATTCGCACCAAACCGAAGTTGGGCAGATCGACTCGCGGAGGAGACTGCTAAACAGGGAAGATTGGGTATCAATTGGCGTACCGAGACCCGCGTAGACACTTTGAGGCCAGGGGCGGTCGCATCGCTGGCGAGTGCCGGCCTTAAGGTGGTCGATCTCGGACTGGAGACCGCCTCTCCGACGCAAATCCTAGCGATGAATAAATCCAAGCGCCCGGATCAATACCTCAAAAGCGCTTCAGAACTCTTGAGCTCGTGCCGAGACAACGGTGTCATGGTGAAGGTGAACGTCCTCTTGTACGCTGGGGAAACAGAGCAGACGCTGGCCGAGACGAGAGCATGGCTGGATAACCATGCGGAGAGCATCAGGGGGGTCTCGGTCGGACCGGTTATTGCATACGGCCCACCAAGAACAGCGGGCATATTGCTTGATGAGTGGGCAGAACACGGCGCTCGGCCAGTGGATCCGCGAAGCGCCTTTGAGAGCGGAATCACCACGATGCACCTCAGTCGCGACTTCGATGCTGCGTCCGCAGAACGCATTAGCCTCGAACTGTCGAGACGGTACATGGACGCCGACGCTTATTTCGACCTCAAGGGTTTTTCCTATTACCCGAGGGGTTACACACGAGCGCAGTTCGATCAGGATACGCATTCTTCCGATCCAGTTACACTTCCATTCGAAATAGCGCCGAGAACCGCAGCCTGAGCGTTGGCAGATGAGCCCGCGCGTAGCAAGACTGCTCTCATGCTTCAGAACGACGACGCGCTATTCGACCACCCGATCGGCGCGTGCAAGCAGCACGGGCGGCACGTCGACGCCGAGCGCCTTGGCCGTCTTCAGGTTGATGACCAGCTCGTAACGGCGGGGCGCCTGGATCGGCAGATCGCGCGGCGAGGCACCTTTTAGAATGCGATCGATGTAGTCGACGGGTGCGCTGACAAGTTCGTTCCAGACGAAGGTGTACGACATCAGCGCTCCGCCATCGACGGCGCCAAGCACCGAATTCAGCGCGGGCACGCGAAAACGGGCGCATTGGGCGACGATGTGGTCGCGATGCCCGTTCGTGAAGGGTTCGGGGATGACGAGCAGGCTGCTGTTCTGCGCACGGCCGAGCGCCTCGAGCTGAGCTTCGGTTTCGCCGTCATTGTGAGTCCGCATCTCGACCACCTCGATTCCGGACGCAGCGTCCCTGGCGGCGGCGACAAGGCCGGGCGCATAGGGCGCGGTATCCGGATTGAAGAGGATGGCCACGCGGGCGAGCTTCGGATCGAGCTCGCGCAACAGCTCCATCCATTTGCCGCCGATCGCGAAATCCCAGGTGACGAAGCCTGTCACATTGCCGCCGGGATGGCCGAGGCTTTCGGCAAGCTTGAATCCGACCGGATCAATCACCTGGGTAAACACGACGGGAATCGTTGTGGTCTGCTGACGCAGCGCGAGCGTCGCCGGCAGGCCCTGGGCATAGATCACCTCGGGCGCCAGCGCGACGAGCTCCGCAGCGGAGGCGCGCGTGTTGGCAAGATCGGACAGCGCGCCGCCGAAGCGGTACTCGATGTGAACATTGCCGTCCTCGACCCAGCCCGCCTTGCCCATGGCCTCACGGAACGGCTTGAGAAAGGCGCCCGCCACCGGCACGTCGATATTTGCAGCAAGACCGACGAGCACGCCCACGCGGCGCGGCGGTTTGGACTGTTGCCCGCGCCCCGCCGACGGCACCACAGCAGCGGCCGTCAATCCTGCCATGAATTCGCGACGTCTCATGCCTGCCCCCGGCCTCAATGCCGGCAGCCTAACCGTCGAAGCGTGGCCTTGGTAGGTACAAGCGAGGCCTCGAATTGGAAAAGTCCGGACGACGAAGCCGCGCACGAATTGCCCGTGCAGTTTCCGGCCGTTTCGTATTAAGCTCGATCGTCATTGTACGACCAGCATTTCAGCGCGAAGACATTTAAGGGAGGCCTCACTTGTCGTCACCGGAACCCATCAAATTCACCGACGGCGCGGCCTACGAGCGCTTCATGGCGCCCTGGAGCCGGTCGGCCGGGGCTCTCTTCCTCGACTGGCTTGCGGTGGGACCGGGTCTGGCGTGGGCGGACGTCGGTTGCGGCAACGGCGCGTTTACCGAGATGATCCTCGCCAGATCCGCACCCGCGCATATCAGCGC is drawn from Bradyrhizobium diazoefficiens and contains these coding sequences:
- a CDS encoding ABC transporter substrate-binding protein; translated protein: MRRREFMAGLTAAAVVPSAGRGQQSKPPRRVGVLVGLAANIDVPVAGAFLKPFREAMGKAGWVEDGNVHIEYRFGGALSDLANTRASAAELVALAPEVIYAQGLPATLALRQQTTTIPVVFTQVIDPVGFKLAESLGHPGGNVTGFVTWDFAIGGKWMELLRELDPKLARVAILFNPDTAPYAPGLVAAARDAASGIEVVEMRTHNDGETEAQLEALGRAQNSSLLVIPEPFTNGHRDHIVAQCARFRVPALNSVLGAVDGGALMSYTFVWNELVSAPVDYIDRILKGASPRDLPIQAPRRYELVINLKTAKALGVDVPPVLLARADRVVE
- a CDS encoding radical SAM protein — encoded protein: MLAPKKRDHLLARRQLYLNYGALSLATKLNLAGHDTVLVHGEHRSPTEILETLRAADKFPSKYPLMLSIPSYYALPWAREFCKLAKSAYPDSKIVVGGRWVVGPDPEWFQTMVPEADQVVLGLGEPIIESLLTSDASVHQRSIAPTPSYTLDHLLVEGHAAYQPSIEASRGCGMGCQFCEERDIPLERLRPPEAIARSMALVQEQYGGSEIHPYMQASLFAPNRSWADRLAEETAKQGRLGINWRTETRVDTLRPGAVASLASAGLKVVDLGLETASPTQILAMNKSKRPDQYLKSASELLSSCRDNGVMVKVNVLLYAGETEQTLAETRAWLDNHAESIRGVSVGPVIAYGPPRTAGILLDEWAEHGARPVDPRSAFESGITTMHLSRDFDAASAERISLELSRRYMDADAYFDLKGFSYYPRGYTRAQFDQDTHSSDPVTLPFEIAPRTAA